The genomic region ATCACAAAACTTCAATTGCGCAATGTTTAATACTGTATAAAATAGAACCAAAGTACAAGGTTAACAATGTAACGTTCAAAACCCTATCTACAAGTCATTTACCTATAAACAACATCTCAGGTAGAGATATATTCCCGTTCGTTTATGCTTTTGGTGGCTTCTTATGTGCACAAGTCATACATGCATACGTACAGTACACTGGGTCTGCTGATGTGCTGAATTGAATACATGCTTCTGGAGTAATTAAGGCACATTTTTAAAAGGCAGCCTCTAGGTTCACCAATAGTCAATAGTACAAACCTGACATTTCTTATCTGAATTGAAAATGAGACACCGTGAGGTAGCCTTGAGAACTATTCCATTACTGTACAGTTGATGGTTCAGTAAAGTAACACCAATGGTGATTAGGAGGGCTGTGTGTTCCGTGCTGAGGCAAATTAACTGGCAAACCCTTTGGGGCCTGTCATATATGGACACCAGAGATATGAGAAGCAGACGGACGGCCAAGTGTGTCATGATGTTCTGTGATAACAAACCTTTAACTATGCTACAGTAGCAATGAAATGGCAATCCTAAAGAGAAAAAGAACTTAAATGGTACAGGTAGACAGACCATTTTTAACACTGCTGGTTGATCTAGAGGGGCGTCTATGGGTTCATGGTTTTCCAACAGAGATCAGGGACAGGGTCTAAcattgcgtcccaaatggcaccctattccctatatagtgcactacttttgaccagaaccctatggcccatggtcaaattagtgcactatatagagaatatggtgccatttgggatgtaaactaAAACATGGGTGGGGGGGTGCAGAGAGTGAAGGCTGGCAGCAGGTTTGGCAGGTGGCTCCATCTAGTGCCTTGCAGAGCTCCCCAACGATTCTCCATCTGCGTCTATCTCCTCATAGTCTCGGTGCTCAGTGGAAATGTGGATTTCAATTGTACTAGACTCTGAACCTAGCAAGACAAAATAGGGGATAGGGGAGATGACTGAGTTATGGCGGGTATATATATCCCTTCTCttacacttcaaatcaaaactccCAAGAGTCTACAATTAACAAGTCCTCTGTTGCAGCTCTCTTCATTCAAGGCATGCACAACACCTTCATACAAGTAGCATATCTCTTACCATTGGGATTTTTTTAATCAGTCTAGACAAGACTGTATTTACATGTGTTATGGGTTAAAATATATGTTTGGATCCTCTTGTTAAACATCTTCCCTCCCAAAAAAACAAGCCAAACAAATTTCCAAGACAACTATATCGAAACTTAAATATAAGATCCTTGAGAGCCATAATACAGGGCCAAATTCATAAACAAGAAACACTAAAGCCTTGAAAGTTGTTCTTTATTTCATGAGGAGTTTTCATTAAAAAGTCAGGTTCACCGACTCAGATCCTGAACAACAATCAAAAACATTAAATATCTGTGTACATTATCTTGAAATTGTGCACCGAAACATCTCACTAAGGGCTAGATTCTATCTGATCCGAACTTGCTGACACCCGCACAGCGGTTGGTTTGGCTGTGTCGGCGGAGGAACTGCGTTAGTTGTCAAATCCAAAAGTGTATTCTTGCTTTAGCTTAACCAGATTACTTTATAATCTAACAGATTCCACGCTACAAATTCAAACACTCGAATGCGTGATTTTCTATTGTCTACACCTCGATTAGCCTGATAGGCTATACATGAACATGAAACCATGTATTTGCCGACACTTCCTATCAACATTTTGAACTTCTAACGCGGTAGGGATAATAAGGAAGAGAGTGGTTCGTGACACACTAGGCAGCCGCTGAAATGTGTCTGCTCATACCACATTTACACCTCTAACATCGCCAAAACATTGCTATGCGGATGTCTGCCAATGCGGGTTAACACTAAATCTGATTGAATCATGGACTAAATCTGCTTAAATAGTAGAacataaaaataaacaaacacatacaTTTCTCCCAAAATAAATGATATATTTTTGTCCTCACTTAATTGTAATATAACCATGTGAGAGCAGAAATATTGACATTATGGAGTTAAAATATGCAGCAGCACATCGCAGGTAAATACACATTCCACTACTACAGAAACAGTTCATGTCATTTCATGATGAGAACCAAAGCCTTTCTGTCCTTGGTCATTTCTCCTGGCTCAGACCATCATCCTCTATAATACGTCTTCTAAGCTGGTCCTGGGGGACAATCTCTGACAGTAATATATTTTTCAAAACTGGATTTATTAAGGAAAACTTAGCCCGGTGAGTGAGGCCATTCCCTATGAGTCTGAAGTCATCCATAACTTTATAATCTAAAGCCAAATCCATACTTGCTGGTATGATATGAAGCAAACTGAGTGCGGCTTTATTGGCAGCACCATGCACAGCAGAATGTAACGTTAGATGATGATGCAGCAGTGTGTACAACAGGTTTCACCAGCCTTGATACACTGGGGAGTTACCATTGCCATTCTCCCCGCTCTGCAGCCACACATGCCCTTTACCTTCTGATAGGACGCTGATGGCGTCGGAGGCCGGCTGCCCGTTGCCTGTCATGTTCTTGCCTGTCATGTTCTTGGCCTCCTGGACATGGCTCTGGTAGAGCAGGGTGGAGCCCACGATGGGGTTGTAGCCCCCCACGTTAGCCGCCGAGGTGGAGGCTGAGTCCCAGGCCAGCTCCCTCCTCCTCTGCAGGCTGCAGTCCACTTTGAAGCCCGTCCAGCCATAGAAGGCCAACGTGTTGAGGAAGCCTGACATGGGGTTCAAGATCCCCTGGTAACAGTAGAACATAACACAGAGACCTTCAGATATGAACAAACCTGAGCCTTCAAAATAACACACTAACATTGATGCTGGACTGGTTTGCTGTACAAATGAAAACTTCTGGCCAAGATCGTTTACTATAAAGTAAATGCATTGACAGTGAACCCACCATGATAAACCATGTGATGAGGGCTGCGTTTCGTATATTCTTCAAGTCACCAGCTTTTATATCTGTCTGCATCTCCAGGTAAAACAGCAGGCTTTCATTGATGATGTTGGGAAGCCAGCTGAAAAGTGGGAATCATGATAAAGGTATCGTACATCAATGTCAGGAAAGCATACTGAATGTCAATACTTTTTTATAATGAATATTTTTTTTCATTATGAAAATGAGTTAAGTTCCTTTACTGACTAGACAGATTCACCAAGGGCTAGCTACAATATGCCAAATTAGGTCTCTGGCTGCAGTTACACAAGTAGACCGATTCTGATATTTTGTCCActaaattggtcttttgaccaatcacatcagatcttttcacatcagatctttctcagagctgattggtcaaaagaccaattagtgagaaaaacatatcagaattgggctgcttgtgtaaacacagccttaaAGAAATTGATAAAAAGTGTAGTAAAAAAAGGGCCAGTTCTTCAATTTTGAAACGTGGATCTTAGAATTCAAGGGCCTCTGCAGCTCTCCATAATGTTCACAAAACACTTTGTAGAAATACATGGATTTACACTACAGCATTATAAGTATGGCCTCTTTGAGGAAGGTCATGGACTTTATGAAAAAAGGTCACACATAAGCCATTCTCCAGCATTGCCAGGAAACACAGTTGCCTTAACTTAATCAAATGTATGTTTACTTTATTGCCAGGAACTGTAATATAGATTCCTCCATAACCCATTTACTTGCCATCAAGTTTTGTATGCTGTTTGGCTAACACAATACAATAGAAGACAGGAGAAATGTTATAGACTACATACTATGTATCCCACAATGACATGCAATATTCTGGTCTTTCTCTTAGATAAAGACAAGTTTCTTGCCAAATAAAGAAGACCAGCATGATTTTGAAGAAGCGTATTTTTATCTCTGTTCCCAGGCGTCTCTCGTTTTCTGTGTAGATCCCTTGTCGTCCCTTCAATAATGATGTCACTGAATGGAGAAAAAAACGAAGGTTCACATTCTTTCTTTCTGGTTTTACAATAATCGCAGAATGTTTCTTCTGAAAAAGAATAGCTATAAAAGATTGAACCCATTTAAACACATCTCTGTAGGACTCTACATTTAGATAGAATAGACCTGTTAGTATTTACAGTTGAATTCTGAATTTTACATAGACCtttgccaaatatatttaaactccgtttgtcacaatttctgacatttaatcctagtaaaaattccatgtctttggtcagttaggatcaccactttattttaagaatgtgaaatgtcagaataataatagcgagaatgatttatttcagcttttatttctttcatcacattcccagtgggtcagaagtttacatacactcaattagtatttggtagcattgcctttaaattgtttgacttgggcATACTTTTCTGGtaggcttccacaagcttcccacaataagctgggtgaattttggcccattcctcctgacagagctggtgtaactgaaccagatttgtaggcctccttgctcacacacactttttcagttctgcccacaaaagttctacgggattgaggtcagggctttgtgatggccactccaataccctgactttgttgtcattttgccacaactttggaagtatgcttggggtcattgtccatttggaagacccatttgcgaccaagctttaacttcctgatagatgtcttgagattttgcttcaatatatcaacctGATTTTCctacttcatgatgccatctattttgtgatgtgtaccagtccctcctgcagcagagcacacccacaacatgatgctgccacccccgtgcttcctggttgggatggtattcttcggcttgcaagcctccccctttttcctccaaacataacgatgttcattacggccaaacagttctatttttgtttcatcagaccaccggacctttctccaaaaagtacgatatttgtccccatgtgcagttgcaaaccgtagtctggcttttttatggcagttttggagcagttgcttcttccttgctgagtggcctttcaggttatgtcgatataggacttgttttactgtggctatagatacttttgtacctgtttcctccagcatcttcacaaggtcctttgctgttgttctgggattgatttgcacttttcgcaccaaagtacgttcacctctaggagtcagaacgtgtctccttcctgagtggtatgacagctgcgtggtcccatggtgtttatacttgtgttctgttgtttgtacagatgaatgtggtaccttcaggcatttggaaattgctcccaaggatgaaccagacttgtggaggtctacaattctttttctgaggtcttggctgattttttttgattttcccatgatgtcaagcaaagaggcactcagtttgaaggtaggccttgaaatacatccacaggtacacctccaattgactcaaatggtgtcaatttgcctatcagaagcttctagagccatgacatcatttttgggaattttccaagcagtttaaaggcacagtcaacttagtgtatgtgaacttctgacccactggaattgtgatacagtgaattataagtgaaataatctgtctgtaaacaattgttggaaaaattacttgtgtcatgcacaaagtagatgtcctagccgacttgccaaaactatagtttgttaacaagaaatatgtggagtggttcaaaaacaagttttaatgactccaatctaagtgtatgtatacttccgacttcaactgtatcgaTGTATGAAATATCTGATATGAGTGTGCCTGTGGATGCggcctgtgggccctggtcaaaagtagtacactaaatagggaatagggtgccatttgggacgcatttgCCTGTCCAAGGCTCTGAATCATAAAGAGCTCGCCAGCACCAGAGGGGCAGTTTGAACTTACCTGCAGACACAGTCCTGGCGAACAGCGTAGGGTTGACTATAAGCACCAGCAGTAGAGGAGCATaggtagtgatgtagtgaggaaTGGCATGCTGCAGGCCATTCTCACAGCTGCAACACGAGAAAGGCACTGCACATCACACAACCTTACATGTATCCTCCAGGCATGGGGGAAGGATCACAGGAGTAGCAGTACAGAGACATGTTGGGTTTGCACACCACAACCCTCAGTTATTTAAAGGTGtagttcaggattttggcaataaAGCCAAACTTTTCAGaatcagatgaactcgtggatacaaTGTTCATGTAATTGCATCTAaattccttcatactggatgcagataCAGCACATAAAAATCATAAGTAatttgactctggggaagtagataaagggcctcattgccaaagtcccgaactatccctttaactgcAATAGGGCTATTGACTGTCAGTGTACAGCACAAGTATTGGAATGCACATAAAACTGGTCTAACATCAAGGATCCTGAGACAATGTTCACTCCTTCAAGTATCTTgacagtcagcagtacagtaAATGTTGTCACAACTTCACAAGCCTACATTGTCAATGTGATTCATGACAACACAAACTTGATGTCACAGACACAGCCAATGGAGAGCTGTTGACATACCTGGAGATGGATGGGTAGTAGAGCATGGCCACACCCTCCACACACAGCAACACGGCCAGACCCCATGTGATCATGTGATACAGGATGATGGTACTGACGGAACAACAAGACATCACGTCATGAGGCCCTGAGTTTAGGTTAATTATGTCACATGGTCTGGATTTGAATCTTTATTTAAAGCTTTTTcatttcaattttattttattttttaagtcaGATGGTCCAGTACCATCCTCAGACAATTGTTTTCATTTTTGGTGTAATTCTCATTTCTGGAAAAGGCTTAAAATAGAGGTTAAAATCCAGGTCATGTGACATGATTTACTAAAACACAGGGCCCTAGACATGATTCATGAGCCAGGCAATGCTTTCAACACATAAACATACACTAAATGTATGAAACATTAAGGACAccgtcctaatattgagttgcacccccagttggctggatgtcctttgggtgatggaccatttcTTGATACgtacgggaaactgttgagcgtgaaaaacaaaGCAGCGCTGCATTTattgttttgtcttgcccattcaccctctgaatggcacacatacacaatccatgtctcagttatcttaaggcttaaaaatcctttaacctcctccccttcatctataccgattgaagtggatttaacaagtgacatcaatagggATTGTACATTTCACCAGGATACACCTGGTTAGTCTATGTCATGAAAAGGGCAGGTGTCCTTTATGTTTATTACACTCTGTGTAGTATATTTCACACAATATCTCACGGATTACATATGAGATACACGGTAACGCCCAGAGAGAAGTGGTATCAGCACTGAAGAGCAGATTTTCACATTCTTTGTCTAATGGAAGTGGCATATCATTAGGACAGTATGAATAATTAAACACAATATTTGTTTTTGTGCTACACAAATCGCTGTGGTACTTTCCCCATCTGGAAAGACAGAGGAGTATTATATTGAGGAGTTGCAGCTATATTATATTGTGAGATTACTGATATTATATTGATGGGAGCGCACATCAGAGAGCAGAGGAGGCTcatgaggggaggacggctcataatgaaTGGAAtaatatcaaacacatggaaaccaggtgtttgatgtgtttgagacCATTCTTTTGATTCCGTTCTAttgattccgttccagccattactatgagcccatcctccccattTAAAGTGCCACTAGCCACCACTGATtgagtgatatagtgatatagcaaAATGTGATTGATAGCAGGAGGAGAGTATAGACTACCTGATTCCTGCAGATCTTTTGACCACAAGGAAGACATCCACAGCGTAACAGAAGGTCCACCAGAAGGATGCACTGAAGAACAGCTGGATCCACATCTGGGGAACACAAACCAGACTAAACATCAGAACAACACACTTATGTCTGTACATCTAGACATCTctgctgtgtgtcagtgtgtccaACACCCAAACACTGGATCAACGTTGTTAAATGCTACATGCAGAATAATTGACTTACTCAGGGAATTTCAAATTCTCTAAATAATGGTGATGGTTCAACACTCTTGACTGTGTGCAGTGAGATGTTTTATTTTATGGTTCTTCACAACAATAA from Oncorhynchus masou masou isolate Uvic2021 chromosome 29, UVic_Omas_1.1, whole genome shotgun sequence harbors:
- the LOC135521123 gene encoding G-protein coupled receptor 143-like, whose amino-acid sequence is MMASPRLETFCCPNRDASTEFVITFQPLFFSAICIGSAGLSLIFSILQLLPKRRGYRRLGQYPLPKPASSSRILFIISICDILGCTGIIVRSSIWLGLPNLVRGINVANNSDVWPEVFCVGSAMWIQLFFSASFWWTFCYAVDVFLVVKRSAGISTIILYHMITWGLAVLLCVEGVAMLYYPSISSCENGLQHAIPHYITTYAPLLLVLIVNPTLFARTVSAVTSLLKGRQGIYTENERRLGTEIKIRFFKIMLVFFICWLPNIINESLLFYLEMQTDIKAGDLKNIRNAALITWFIMGILNPMSGFLNTLAFYGWTGFKVDCSLQRRRELAWDSASTSAANVGGYNPIVGSTLLYQSHVQEAKNMTGKNMTGNGQPASDAISVLSEGSESSTIEIHISTEHRDYEEIDADGESLGSSARH